CCAGCCACTCGGGCAGGGAACGCCCCCGGCGCCGTACGAGGGCCAGGACGACCAGGACCACGGCGACGACGGCCGCCGGGATCAGCGCGTACGTCCCGATCACCCAGCCGCACACCACGAGCGCCGCAGCCAGCTCCAGCAGCACCAGCCGCTGCACGGCGAACGAACCTCCGCGCCCCGAGCGGGCCCTGAGGTGCGGCGTGACGGCGCCCGCCGGGGCGGACGGGCCGCGCGATCCCGACGGACCGGCGCCGCCCGATCGGCCCGGTCGTGACCTCGATTGCGATCGCGACCGGGTCCTCGGTGCCGAAGCCATCACTCCAAAACCCCCGAATCTCTACCGAAAACCCATGTCCGCACGCTCCCGCGCGTCCTGAGCGCCCTACCCATGACACACGCACGTCCGCGCAACAGGCATAGTAGGGGCCGGGTCTGACGACCGGGCCACCAGAGGCACACCACGGGCGGGCGCCGGAACCAGCACCGCGCCCAGGGCTCCGCAACGGGGAGAGAGCGGACACAGATGGCATCACGCCGCGATGAACTCAACGCCTACACCTTCGCGAAGCGTCGCACACTCGCGTCGTTCCTGCGGCCTTCGCCGTCGGGCTCGGAGGAGGGCGCACCGAAGCCGTTGAGCGCGGTGTGGCCCGGCCTGGTCGTCGGCGTGGTGATCCTCGCGGTGTTCGGCGCCATCGGCCTGTTCAGCCCCACCGCGCCGCGCGGCTGGGACGCCCCGGGCGAACACGTCATCGTCGCCAGCGACTCGACCACCCGCTACGTCGTCCTGAAGACGAAGGGCGAGAAGCAGCTGCACCCGGTGCTCAACATGGCGTCCGCCAAGCTGCTGCTCGACCCGGACAAGAACAGCATCATCACGGTCGACGAGAAGGTCCTCGACAGCGGCAGGCCCCCGCACGGCGCCACCATCGGCATCCCGTACGCCCCCGACCGGCTCCCCTCGGCGGGCGAGGCGGAGGCGGCCAAGCGCTGGGCGGTCTGCGAGCGCCCGGGCGCCGGTGGCCGGGCCATCCAGAAGGCGGCCTTCGTGCTCGCCGAGAAGGAGTGGGCGAAGACCGAGGGCCGCAACAAGCTCTCCGGCGGCGACCTGATGTACGTCGTCGGCCCGGACGGCAAGAGCCAGTACGTCGTCGACGCGCGCGGCTGGGCCTACCCGCTCGGCGACCCCGGCGACAAGGAACTCCTCAAGGCCCTCGACACCCGCAGCCGCGCCCCGCAGCGCGTCTCCCAGGACTGGCTCGACACCCTGCACAAGGGCGACCCGCTGGAGATCCCGGCCATCGACGGAACGCCCGGTGCCGCGGCGAACGCCTCCGCCAGCCTCGGCGCGTACGACAAGGTCGGCATGGTCATCAAGGCGTACGACGGCACGCGCATGCAGTACTACGTCGTCCTGCCCGGCGAGGTGGCCCGCATCAGCGAGTTCACCGCCACCCTGCTGCTGAACAGCGGCGACCTCGTCGCCGTCGGCCAGACCGGCGAGGCCCAGCAGGTCAGCCCCGGCGCGGTCGCCGAGAGCACCACCTTCCTCGGCGACAGGAAGTGGCCGGCGTACAAGCCGAGGACGGTCAACAACGGCACCAGCGCCACCAGCGGCCGCAACACCGTCTGCAACGTGCTGCGTTCGGTGAACGCCAGGACCGGAGTCACCACCCTGGCCACCTGGGCGGGCACCGACTTCCCCGCGCAGCTGCCCACCGGCTCCTCCAGCGCCTACGTCACGCCCGGCTCCGGCCAGCTCTACCGCCAGTTCCAGGGGCAGGAGACCAAGGCGGGCAGCGTCTTCCTGGTCACCGACACCGGCCTGCGCTACGCGCTCCAGTCCAACAGCGACAGCGCCACCGACGACAAGGGCATCGGCACCTCCGCCGAGCAGCGCAAGCGGCAGCTGGCCGAAGCGAAGATCGCCCAGACCCGGCTCGGCTACGAGAAGGTCGTCCCCACGCCCGTCCCCGTGGCCTGGTCGAGGTTCCTTCCCACCGGCCCGCGTCTGTCCGAGGCGGCGGCGCGGCAGCCGCAGGGCTCGTGACGGACGGCACCGGCATGGAGCCACAGCAGCCGCGGGAGTCACAGGAGCCGCAGAAGCCGCAGGAGAGCGAACCGATGCTGAAGGCAGCCGACACCAGGACCAGGGGCCGCAGCCGCACGGTGCTGGCGGCCCTGCTCGCCACCACCGCCCTCACGGCGACGACGCAACTCGCCCTCCCCGCCCCCATGGCGCGGGCGGACGACAGCGGCCAGTGCACGTTCCCGTCGAAGAAGTACGAGGGCCGCCCCTGGGCCCTGCAACGCGTCAACCTCGACGAACTGTGGGCCCAGTCGAAGGGCGAGGGAGTCCGGGTCGCGGTCATCGACACCGGCGTCGACGTCAAGAACCCCCAGCTCACCCAGGCCGTCGACGTCTCCAGGGGCAAGAACTTCCTGCCCGCGAAGAACAAGAAGGGCGAGGAGATCGAACGCGGCAACGCCAGCGGTACGACCGACACCGTCGGCCACGGCACTCGCGTCGCCGGCATCATCGCCGCCCGCCCCGCGAAGGGCACCGGCTTCGTCGGCCTGGCCCCCGAGGCCACCATCATCCCGATCAAGCAGAACGACGCGGAGGGCAACGGAACGGCGGTGACCCTCGCCGAGGCCATCCGCTACGCGGTGGACGCGGGCGCCGACGTCATCAACATCTCCCAGGACACCGCCAACGCGATCAGACCCGACGGCCGCCTGGAACAGGCCGTGCGGCAGGCCCTCGACCGCGACGTCGTCGTCGTCGCCTCGGCCGGCAACGACGGCCTCGGCGGCAACGTCAAGGTCACCTACCCGGCGTCCTACGAAGGCGTCCTCGCCGTGGCCTCCTCCGACCGCAACAACGAACGCGCCCCCTTCTCCCAGTCGGGCGAGTTCGTGGGCGTCGCCGCCCCCGGCGTCGACATGATCTCCACCGTCCCCGGCAACGGCCACTGCTCCGACAACGGCACCAGCTTCTCCGCCCCCTACGTCGCCGGCGTGGCCGCCCTGCTGAAGGCCAAGTACCCCAAGTGGACGGCCCGGCAGATCGTCGCGCAGATCGAGCAGACCGCGGAACGCACCATCCCCGGCCACGACCGCCTGGTCGGCTGGGGCGTCGTCGACCCGGTCAAGGCCCTGACGGACGTCGACCCGGCCAACCCCGTCGAGTCACCCCGCCCCGAACGCAACCTCACCGGCGCGCAGGCCCCCTCGGTCGACCCGGTGCACTTCGGGGAGACGGCCGACGAACGCAACGTCCGCCTGGGCACCTACGTGGTCGTCGGCGGCCTGGTCCTCGCGGCGGGACTGAGCGGCACGGCGATCGCCGTACGGGACGCCCGCCGCCGGCGGGGCCTGCGAGGAGGTCCGGCATGCTGACCCGGCTGTCCGTGATCCTCTTCGTCCTGGCGGCGATCCTGCTCCTCATGGCCTGCGTCAGGGCCGACCGCGTCCGCTCCTGGCGCGAGTCCCTCAACCCGTCCGCCCCGGCCGTCCCCGACGCCGCCTTCGTCGTCGCCCGCCTCACCTTCGTCGGCCTCGCCGTGGGCTGCGTCGTCCTGGGCGTGCGGGGACTGGGTGTCGAGGACGGCTCGAAGTGGAGTGACGACGAGCTGGCGAGCGCGGTGGAGCAGGCGACGTACGAACTCGACGGATTCCTGTACCGGACCGACGAGAGCGGCGAGCCCGTCGTCTTCCTCTACGAGTACGACACGCTGATCGAGACGGAAGTGGCCGAGAACGGCGGCGGCGACGCCCCCCAGGACGGGGTGGACGCCTCGCCGCTCGCCGGCAACACCGACGCCGACGCGTACTTCACGGTGACGGCGAACGGCGCGGACAGCGCCTTCTGCACCCACGTCGAGCGCGTCCGCTCCAAGGAGGACGACTACACCCCGCCGGGCATCGCGGGACGCCCGGGGACGTACACCGAACTGGGATACCGGCTCGACGTGACGACCCGCGAAGGGGCGTGCTGACCGGCCGGACGGCGCCGGGGAACCGGTCAGGCGACGTCGTTCAGGGTGGCGGAGGGCGCCTTGCCCTCCTGAGCCTGTCCGGCGCGCTCGGCGAAGACGGTGGCGAACTGCTCCACCGTGTTCGGCAACTCGACGCCGGAGCCGGCCTCCCCCATGGTCACCATGATCACGCTGCCGACGCGCACCTGGACGAGAACGGCCTCCGCCCCGGCCCGCAGTGAGGTACTCACGCCGGCCACGGCATCGCTCTCGTCCCCGATCGTCCCCAGATCCAGCTCTCGCGGTTCGACGCTCCGCCCACCCCAGGCCTTCCAGACCGGCTCGTAGGAAGCCTGCGCCGCCTTTGCGTCCTCGTACGCCATGAGAACGAAATCGAGCTGAGCCTTGTCACGGCCGCCCGCCATTGCCGAAACCCCGGTGACCCGCGGCTTGGAGCACTCCTCGGGCCCTTCGTGGCACCGGGCCACCCCGAGTTCCCTCGCCTTGCTCTGCGGGTACGCGACGGGCTCGACGGCGACCTCCCACCCGGGGGCCGCCTTCGCGTCCGGCAGCACGGCTGCGGCCTGCCGGGCACTGAGCGGACCGGCCTCGTCCGCGCTTCCGTCACCGCAGCCGGCCAGGAGCGCGAGCGCCGCGCAGGACACGACGGCCTGTCGCACCAGCCGACGGGTACGCGGGCGGACGGTGACTTCCATGGCTTCCTCGATCGATGTCACGTGGTCGGCTTCACCAGTCCGTCGCACTCGCCCCGCACGAGGCCGATGCCTCGACCTGGCTCGT
Above is a genomic segment from Streptomyces glaucescens containing:
- the eccB gene encoding type VII secretion protein EccB, coding for MASRRDELNAYTFAKRRTLASFLRPSPSGSEEGAPKPLSAVWPGLVVGVVILAVFGAIGLFSPTAPRGWDAPGEHVIVASDSTTRYVVLKTKGEKQLHPVLNMASAKLLLDPDKNSIITVDEKVLDSGRPPHGATIGIPYAPDRLPSAGEAEAAKRWAVCERPGAGGRAIQKAAFVLAEKEWAKTEGRNKLSGGDLMYVVGPDGKSQYVVDARGWAYPLGDPGDKELLKALDTRSRAPQRVSQDWLDTLHKGDPLEIPAIDGTPGAAANASASLGAYDKVGMVIKAYDGTRMQYYVVLPGEVARISEFTATLLLNSGDLVAVGQTGEAQQVSPGAVAESTTFLGDRKWPAYKPRTVNNGTSATSGRNTVCNVLRSVNARTGVTTLATWAGTDFPAQLPTGSSSAYVTPGSGQLYRQFQGQETKAGSVFLVTDTGLRYALQSNSDSATDDKGIGTSAEQRKRQLAEAKIAQTRLGYEKVVPTPVPVAWSRFLPTGPRLSEAAARQPQGS
- the mycP gene encoding type VII secretion-associated serine protease mycosin translates to MLKAADTRTRGRSRTVLAALLATTALTATTQLALPAPMARADDSGQCTFPSKKYEGRPWALQRVNLDELWAQSKGEGVRVAVIDTGVDVKNPQLTQAVDVSRGKNFLPAKNKKGEEIERGNASGTTDTVGHGTRVAGIIAARPAKGTGFVGLAPEATIIPIKQNDAEGNGTAVTLAEAIRYAVDAGADVINISQDTANAIRPDGRLEQAVRQALDRDVVVVASAGNDGLGGNVKVTYPASYEGVLAVASSDRNNERAPFSQSGEFVGVAAPGVDMISTVPGNGHCSDNGTSFSAPYVAGVAALLKAKYPKWTARQIVAQIEQTAERTIPGHDRLVGWGVVDPVKALTDVDPANPVESPRPERNLTGAQAPSVDPVHFGETADERNVRLGTYVVVGGLVLAAGLSGTAIAVRDARRRRGLRGGPAC